From the genome of Candidatus Buchananbacteria bacterium, one region includes:
- a CDS encoding YbaB/EbfC family nucleoid-associated protein — protein sequence MLDKLKQLKQLKSLHDAAKSERFEASKDGVKIVINGNMQIEELVLNPELDTQRQAQVVKECFNDAIRNAQMGMAQKLQSLNIGL from the coding sequence ATGCTAGACAAGTTAAAACAGCTTAAACAGTTAAAATCACTGCACGACGCCGCGAAGTCAGAACGATTTGAAGCTTCAAAAGACGGCGTTAAGATTGTCATTAACGGCAATATGCAGATTGAAGAACTTGTTTTAAACCCCGAGCTTGATACTCAGCGTCAGGCCCAAGTGGTCAAGGAGTGTTTTAACGACGCCATCCGCAACGCTCAAATGGGCATGGCCCAAAAATTGCAGAGTCTAAATATTGGCCTGTAA
- a CDS encoding serine hydrolase family protein, whose product MSKRAVIVHCWDGSPDYCWYPATKTQLEQNQFSVTVPAFPETEAPNLAKWLPMLQTVVGTPDENLFLIGHSVGCITILRYLESLAPGQKIGGVVLVAGFTDDLGYDELKNFFQTNIDFQKIKSHCPKFVAIHSDNDPYVDLKHADVFKAELNAEIIVKHQAGHFSGEVDNETSCRNLPEVSDTVLKMINHKQS is encoded by the coding sequence ATGTCCAAGCGAGCAGTTATTGTTCACTGTTGGGACGGCTCTCCGGATTATTGTTGGTATCCGGCCACTAAAACCCAGCTGGAACAAAATCAATTTTCAGTCACGGTGCCGGCATTTCCCGAAACCGAAGCGCCAAATTTGGCAAAGTGGCTACCTATGCTACAAACCGTTGTTGGCACGCCAGATGAAAATTTATTTTTAATCGGTCACAGCGTTGGATGTATTACCATTCTACGGTATTTAGAATCGTTAGCTCCTGGACAAAAGATTGGCGGCGTGGTATTGGTAGCTGGCTTTACAGATGACTTAGGCTATGATGAACTAAAGAATTTTTTTCAAACCAATATTGATTTCCAAAAAATTAAAAGCCATTGTCCAAAATTTGTGGCCATTCATTCCGATAACGACCCCTATGTTGATTTAAAGCACGCCGATGTTTTTAAGGCGGAGTTGAATGCTGAAATAATTGTTAAGCACCAGGCCGGGCATTTTTCAGGCGAGGTTGACAATGAAACTAGCTGCCGTAATTTGCCGGAAGTAAGTGATACCGTTTTAAAAATGATTAACCATAAGCAATCATAA
- a CDS encoding DNA alkylation repair protein — protein sequence MSGLAGFTKELSALADKKQAQVLQGFFKTGPGQYGEGDIFLGIKVPRTRLIAKKYLQLSLSEIQSLLNSSIHEYRLGALFILIAQYKVADDALKKKIFNFYLKNTRRINNWDLVDLSAPNIVGDYLLDRDRQVLYRLAGSKDLWGRRISIIATFAFIRNNDFNDTLKIAKTLIADPHDLIHKAVGWMLREVGKRELKVEEAFLNRYAAKMPRTMLRYAIEKFSDQKRKYYLTRK from the coding sequence ATGTCCGGCCTGGCTGGCTTTACAAAAGAACTTTCGGCCTTGGCTGATAAAAAACAGGCACAAGTTTTGCAAGGATTTTTTAAGACCGGCCCCGGCCAATATGGCGAAGGTGATATTTTTTTAGGTATTAAGGTTCCGCGGACGCGTTTAATCGCCAAAAAATATCTTCAGCTTAGTTTGTCCGAAATTCAATCATTGCTGAATAGTAGCATTCATGAGTACCGACTTGGTGCTCTTTTTATTTTAATTGCTCAGTATAAAGTTGCGGATGATGCCTTAAAGAAAAAGATTTTTAATTTTTATCTAAAAAACACCCGCCGCATAAATAACTGGGATTTAGTGGACCTGTCGGCGCCAAATATTGTCGGCGATTATTTGTTGGATCGTGACCGCCAAGTTTTATACCGTCTGGCAGGGTCAAAAGACTTGTGGGGTCGTCGGATCAGCATTATTGCCACTTTTGCGTTTATTCGTAATAATGACTTCAATGACACTTTAAAAATTGCCAAAACGCTTATAGCTGACCCTCACGATTTGATCCACAAGGCCGTTGGTTGGATGTTGCGTGAAGTTGGCAAGCGTGAGCTAAAAGTTGAAGAAGCCTTTTTAAACCGCTATGCGGCCAAAATGCCGCGCACAATGTTGCGCTACGCCATTGAGAAATTCAGCGATCAAAAACGAAAATATTATCTGACTAGAAAATAA
- a CDS encoding 50S ribosomal protein L25, with product MTNANLNLKTKTRTAVGKAVAALRKSGKIPAVLYGHGVDPVNLEVDYSQFEKVYRQAGDSTLVDLAVDEKSPVKVLVQDYQLDPTTSRYTHVDFYQVRMDEKLHTDIVLKFVGEAPAIKEHSGILVTALSEVEVECLPADLVHEIEVDLSVLKEIDVPIHISDIKAPAGIKILNHPTDVVALVQPQRVEEEKPAVVEETAAPAQTTEPAEEK from the coding sequence ATGACTAATGCTAATTTAAACCTCAAGACTAAAACTCGTACCGCCGTCGGCAAAGCCGTCGCCGCGTTGAGAAAGTCGGGTAAAATTCCAGCAGTGTTATATGGCCACGGCGTTGATCCAGTTAACTTGGAAGTAGACTATAGTCAATTTGAAAAAGTCTACCGCCAAGCCGGCGATAGTACCTTGGTTGATTTGGCGGTTGACGAAAAGTCACCAGTCAAAGTTCTAGTCCAAGACTATCAGCTTGATCCGACGACTAGCCGGTATACCCACGTTGATTTTTACCAAGTTCGAATGGATGAAAAACTCCATACCGATATCGTGTTGAAGTTTGTCGGTGAAGCACCGGCCATTAAAGAACATTCCGGCATTTTGGTAACTGCTTTGTCGGAAGTGGAAGTTGAATGTTTGCCTGCTGACCTGGTCCACGAAATTGAAGTTGATCTGTCAGTGCTTAAAGAGATTGACGTTCCAATCCATATTTCTGACATCAAGGCTCCGGCTGGCATCAAAATTCTCAATCATCCAACAGACGTGGTGGCGCTAGTTCAGCCACAACGAGTGGAAGAAGAGAAGCCGGCGGTTGTTGAAGAAACAGCTGCACCAGCTCAGACCACTGAACCTGCTGAGGAAAAATAA
- a CDS encoding DUF3048 domain-containing protein, with protein sequence MNQEIKKFIQQWQYLGIVIFLAVLAAGFLFYYSITTENWLDWDSTINHQISPQTARWLDGVIVDSTKARLKPFAVMLENHVESRPVAGLEQASIVYESIVEGDITRFLAVFDQNVEVKKIGPVRSARPFFVELAQEWNPVYFHAGGSAEALAMLKKSEMYNINEISADGIYFWRDTSRAAPHNLFTSADQIRRAIQAKEIDPAAEFSPWQFKNDDVPNTSATGVTDIEVNFSSNGFYQVRYEYDPDNNNYTRYLGGKLHKTESGIILKAKNVIVQHVDYDIVDDYGRLAVDLDGSGPAEMYFDGNVVQGSWQRINGRTYFYDKFENQVSLNRGTTWVEIVFN encoded by the coding sequence ATGAACCAAGAAATCAAAAAGTTTATTCAACAGTGGCAATACCTTGGTATTGTTATTTTTTTAGCCGTCTTGGCGGCTGGTTTTTTATTTTATTATTCAATCACGACTGAAAATTGGCTTGATTGGGATTCAACGATTAATCATCAAATTAGTCCGCAAACCGCTCGCTGGCTTGATGGAGTGATTGTTGACAGCACCAAGGCCCGCCTTAAACCGTTTGCGGTGATGCTGGAAAATCATGTTGAAAGCCGTCCGGTGGCCGGATTAGAGCAGGCGAGTATTGTTTATGAAAGTATTGTTGAAGGAGACATCACGAGATTTTTAGCGGTCTTCGATCAGAATGTTGAGGTCAAAAAAATCGGTCCGGTTCGTTCTGCCCGGCCATTTTTTGTGGAACTCGCTCAAGAATGGAATCCGGTTTATTTCCATGCTGGCGGCAGTGCTGAAGCGTTAGCAATGTTAAAAAAAAGCGAAATGTATAACATCAATGAAATTTCTGCCGATGGCATCTATTTTTGGCGTGACACTTCGCGCGCAGCACCACATAATCTGTTTACGTCGGCAGATCAAATCAGGCGGGCGATCCAAGCTAAAGAGATTGATCCGGCCGCCGAGTTTAGTCCTTGGCAATTTAAAAATGATGATGTGCCAAACACTTCGGCTACCGGTGTGACCGATATCGAAGTTAATTTCAGCAGTAATGGGTTTTATCAGGTCCGTTATGAGTACGATCCGGATAACAACAATTACACCAGATATCTGGGGGGTAAGCTTCACAAGACGGAGAGTGGGATTATTCTGAAAGCTAAAAATGTCATTGTTCAGCACGTTGACTATGATATCGTTGATGACTATGGCCGCTTGGCGGTTGATTTGGATGGCTCTGGTCCGGCAGAAATGTATTTTGACGGCAATGTTGTTCAGGGTTCCTGGCAAAGAATTAACGGCCGAACCTACTTTTATGATAAATTTGAAAACCAGGTAAGCTTAAACCGCGGCACCACCTGGGTTGAGATTGTTTTCAACTAG
- the glpX gene encoding class II fructose-bisphosphatase — protein sequence MDRNLALEFVRVTEAAAIAAAKWVGRGDKIAADQAAVDEMRDRFNQINFSGTVVIGEGEKDEAPKLYTGEKVGKGDKPEMDLAIDPLECTNSVAWGRYNAITVIASGPRGSLLHAPDTYMDKIASGPKAAAVIDLDASVKDNLTKVAKILKKDINEVTVVVLDRPRNENLIKEIRNVGSRVRLITDGDVAGAVATCLPKSGIDLLMGSGGSTEAVLAAVAVKIFGGGIVCRFRPDLRNDEDEVKKYLSKINIKNINHIFHAKDLAQGDQLTFTATGVIDGPILNGVLFEEDKIITNSIVIRGVSGTVRYITTHHRT from the coding sequence ATGGATCGTAACTTAGCTTTAGAATTTGTCAGGGTAACTGAAGCCGCGGCAATCGCCGCGGCGAAATGGGTTGGTCGTGGCGATAAAATAGCAGCCGATCAGGCCGCCGTTGACGAAATGCGTGATCGGTTTAACCAAATTAATTTTTCCGGAACGGTTGTCATTGGTGAAGGCGAAAAAGATGAAGCGCCAAAACTATATACCGGCGAAAAAGTTGGCAAAGGAGATAAACCAGAAATGGATTTAGCAATTGATCCTTTGGAATGTACTAACAGTGTGGCTTGGGGGCGCTATAATGCTATCACGGTCATTGCCTCCGGTCCTAGGGGCAGCCTACTTCATGCCCCTGACACTTACATGGATAAAATTGCCTCCGGTCCTAAGGCGGCAGCAGTTATTGACCTTGACGCTTCGGTTAAAGATAACTTAACTAAAGTGGCAAAAATTTTAAAAAAAGATATTAACGAGGTTACGGTCGTCGTCTTAGATCGTCCTCGAAATGAAAATTTAATTAAAGAAATTAGAAACGTTGGCTCAAGGGTAAGATTAATTACGGATGGCGATGTCGCTGGAGCAGTAGCAACTTGTTTGCCTAAAAGTGGTATTGATTTATTAATGGGTAGTGGCGGCAGCACGGAAGCGGTTTTGGCGGCAGTAGCAGTCAAAATATTTGGTGGGGGAATTGTTTGTCGATTTAGACCAGATCTCAGAAACGACGAGGACGAAGTAAAAAAATATTTAAGTAAAATTAATATTAAAAATATTAATCATATTTTTCACGCCAAAGATTTGGCTCAAGGCGATCAACTGACTTTTACCGCAACGGGAGTTATTGACGGCCCAATTCTCAATGGCGTTTTATTTGAAGAGGATAAAATTATCACTAATTCAATTGTCATCAGGGGAGTTTCGGGAACGGTTAGATATATTACTACTCATCATCGAACTTAA
- a CDS encoding fructose-bisphosphate aldolase class I has protein sequence MIDQVKINGLNQIAKTLLTPGKGILAADESFGTIGKRFDKIGLASTEENRRAYREMLLTAPELNKYISGVIMFDETIRQSTADGVLFVEVLTKAGILPGIKVDQSTTEMPESPTEKLTKGLIGLPERLKEYAALGAKFAKWRAVITISDTTPTENNLRQNALDLAQYAKDCQDAGLVPIVEPEVLMDGSHTMERCAEVSKQILTMLFEELNNLEVAIEGVLLKTNMVVPGKNSGQKASSNQIAEATIKLFKDVLPANLPGQVFLSGGQTEVEATVNLNAINSHGPFPWPLSFSYGRALQDSALATWNGEAKNVVAAQTKLIHRAKMNSLAALGQYNQELER, from the coding sequence ATGATTGATCAAGTAAAAATTAACGGACTTAATCAAATTGCCAAAACTTTACTGACGCCAGGTAAAGGCATTTTAGCGGCCGATGAGAGTTTTGGCACAATCGGTAAACGTTTTGATAAAATTGGTTTAGCTTCAACCGAAGAAAATCGTCGCGCCTATCGGGAAATGTTACTAACCGCGCCTGAACTTAACAAATATATTTCAGGCGTTATTATGTTTGATGAAACGATTCGTCAGTCAACGGCTGATGGTGTTTTGTTTGTTGAGGTTTTAACTAAAGCCGGTATCTTGCCTGGTATTAAGGTTGATCAGAGTACAACCGAGATGCCTGAATCACCGACCGAAAAATTAACGAAAGGTTTAATTGGGCTACCCGAACGTCTAAAGGAATATGCTGCCTTGGGCGCCAAATTCGCTAAATGGCGGGCGGTTATTACCATTAGTGACACAACACCAACGGAAAATAATTTAAGACAAAATGCTTTGGACTTAGCACAATATGCCAAGGATTGTCAGGATGCCGGGTTGGTTCCGATCGTTGAGCCGGAAGTTTTAATGGACGGCTCTCATACGATGGAAAGATGTGCTGAAGTTTCAAAACAAATTTTAACAATGTTGTTTGAAGAATTAAATAATTTGGAAGTTGCGATTGAGGGTGTTTTACTTAAAACTAATATGGTTGTTCCCGGTAAAAATTCTGGGCAAAAAGCAAGCTCAAACCAAATCGCCGAAGCCACCATTAAACTTTTTAAGGATGTCTTGCCGGCCAATCTTCCGGGCCAAGTCTTTTTGTCTGGCGGTCAAACCGAGGTTGAAGCAACGGTTAATCTTAACGCCATCAACAGTCACGGGCCTTTTCCCTGGCCGTTAAGTTTTTCTTATGGCCGGGCGCTTCAGGATAGTGCTTTAGCAACTTGGAATGGTGAGGCTAAAAATGTGGTTGCCGCCCAAACCAAATTGATTCATCGGGCAAAAATGAACAGCTTGGCGGCTTTGGGCCAATATAACCAAGAGTTGGAGCGTTAA
- the dnaX gene encoding DNA polymerase III subunit gamma/tau → MALALYRKYRPQSFKDLVGQNHIKTTIQNELETGKVAHAYLFSGPRGLGKTTMARLLAKAVNCLNRKDSQSEPCNTCAACLELMENKSLDVIEIDAASHTGVDNVRENIIGSARFTPTSRKFKVFIIDEVHMLSISAFNALLKTLEEPPAHAIFVLATTEIHKVPQTIISRCQHFEFRKVADSEVLERLNHIARQEGIAVEASVLESVAYYAGGCLRDAESLLGQILSLGGKKITAEQAELVLPRSRFDLALEFISLLNKSDAAGAITLVNELVQEGLDLEKFTEETIELLRKILLLKINSQLTKFSGSFNKDLEKKINELSQQTSLNFLMKAIDVLLAKKLELRYAEILQLPLELAVLEIIQANPTDTHDDSAGLAPDSKTKTTETKKTVAKPKTAPMLAKVAEAPLTQPTKVGITLNQIKSRWQDVLNHIKDLNYSLASTLKIANPSALSDDGTLEVCFEHKFHQQRVNDLKNKKTVEDVLHQIFGTPLILKTVVVNAMVQEEINQPKNDEAVNVVLQSFGGRLIE, encoded by the coding sequence ATGGCACTTGCCTTGTATCGAAAATATCGGCCGCAATCTTTCAAAGATTTAGTTGGTCAAAACCATATCAAAACCACAATTCAAAATGAGCTGGAAACCGGCAAGGTCGCTCATGCGTATTTGTTTTCCGGTCCGCGTGGGCTGGGAAAAACTACCATGGCTCGACTTTTGGCAAAAGCGGTTAATTGTTTGAATCGTAAAGATTCTCAAAGTGAACCCTGTAACACATGTGCCGCTTGTTTAGAATTAATGGAGAATAAGAGTTTGGATGTCATTGAAATTGATGCCGCCTCCCATACTGGTGTTGATAATGTCCGTGAAAATATCATCGGTAGCGCTAGATTCACGCCAACGAGTCGAAAGTTTAAGGTGTTTATTATTGATGAAGTTCACATGCTGTCGATTTCGGCGTTTAACGCGTTGTTAAAAACCTTGGAAGAACCGCCAGCTCATGCAATTTTTGTTTTAGCCACTACTGAAATTCACAAGGTTCCACAAACCATCATTTCTCGTTGCCAACATTTTGAGTTTCGCAAGGTTGCCGATAGCGAAGTGCTGGAACGGTTAAACCATATTGCCCGCCAGGAAGGCATTGCCGTTGAGGCGTCAGTTTTGGAAAGCGTGGCATATTACGCCGGTGGCTGTTTGCGGGATGCGGAAAGTTTGCTGGGTCAAATTCTTTCACTCGGCGGTAAAAAAATAACGGCTGAACAGGCGGAATTGGTATTGCCTAGATCACGTTTTGACTTGGCGCTTGAATTTATCAGTTTGTTAAACAAATCAGACGCTGCCGGAGCCATTACCTTGGTTAATGAATTGGTTCAGGAAGGGTTGGACTTGGAAAAATTTACCGAAGAAACAATTGAACTGCTGCGAAAAATTTTGTTGCTTAAAATCAATAGCCAGCTGACCAAATTCAGTGGCAGTTTTAACAAGGACCTGGAAAAGAAAATTAATGAATTAAGCCAGCAAACCAGCCTTAACTTTTTAATGAAAGCAATTGATGTATTGCTTGCAAAAAAGCTTGAATTACGCTATGCTGAAATCCTACAGCTACCCCTTGAGTTAGCTGTTTTAGAAATCATTCAAGCAAACCCGACTGACACGCATGACGATAGCGCTGGCTTGGCGCCTGACAGTAAGACTAAAACTACTGAAACGAAAAAAACGGTAGCAAAGCCAAAAACCGCGCCAATGCTGGCAAAAGTGGCTGAAGCGCCGTTAACTCAACCGACAAAGGTTGGGATTACACTCAATCAGATTAAAAGCCGATGGCAAGATGTTTTAAATCATATTAAAGATTTAAATTATAGCCTGGCTTCAACCCTGAAAATTGCAAACCCGTCAGCATTGTCAGACGACGGTACGCTGGAAGTGTGCTTTGAGCATAAGTTTCACCAGCAGCGCGTGAATGATTTGAAAAACAAAAAAACAGTTGAAGACGTATTGCATCAGATATTCGGTACGCCGTTGATCTTAAAAACTGTTGTGGTAAACGCAATGGTGCAGGAAGAAATCAACCAGCCTAAAAATGACGAAGCTGTCAATGTGGTGCTGCAGTCGTTTGGTGGACGATTAATTGAATAA
- a CDS encoding aldo/keto reductase: MNIPVKTLASGFSMPVFGIGTYGMGGLSTIDPANDDNADIAAIKAAIQRGVTHIDTAELYAQGKAEQLLGEAIKGYDRQRLFIVSKVYQDNLAYDNVLKSCEESLKRLGTDYLDLYLIHKFNPAIPLSDTLKAFDELVRRGLIKHIGVSNFCADHLKEAQRYTENKIVFNQVHYNLVFREPQRKGLLDYCQQNDVILGAWRPIERGMLTTDLPPIMKEMMQKYQKSAAQIAINWLVSQPNVVTLSKSTNISHLEDNLGALTWEMSETDIRKLTNEFPGQQDVSNRQPLSDEILKEYNNQQ, translated from the coding sequence ATGAATATTCCAGTTAAAACTTTAGCTTCCGGTTTTAGTATGCCGGTATTTGGGATTGGCACCTACGGCATGGGCGGCCTTAGCACGATTGACCCGGCTAACGATGACAATGCTGACATCGCGGCAATTAAAGCGGCGATCCAGCGCGGCGTGACCCATATTGACACCGCCGAGCTTTATGCCCAGGGCAAAGCTGAACAGCTCCTTGGCGAGGCGATTAAGGGTTACGACCGCCAAAGACTGTTTATTGTTTCAAAGGTGTACCAGGATAATTTGGCGTATGATAATGTTTTAAAGTCGTGCGAAGAAAGCCTGAAACGTCTTGGTACTGATTACCTTGATCTATATTTAATTCATAAATTCAACCCGGCCATTCCATTATCAGACACGCTCAAAGCCTTTGATGAATTAGTTAGGCGGGGATTAATAAAGCATATCGGAGTTTCTAATTTCTGTGCTGACCATCTGAAAGAAGCTCAGAGGTATACGGAAAATAAAATTGTTTTTAATCAGGTTCATTATAATTTGGTTTTTCGGGAGCCACAACGTAAGGGCTTGCTTGATTACTGCCAGCAAAATGATGTCATTCTGGGTGCTTGGCGGCCGATTGAACGGGGGATGCTTACTACGGATTTACCGCCCATTATGAAAGAAATGATGCAAAAGTACCAAAAATCGGCGGCGCAGATTGCCATTAATTGGCTGGTTAGCCAGCCTAATGTTGTCACGCTTTCCAAAAGTACCAACATCAGCCATTTGGAAGATAATCTTGGTGCCCTTACTTGGGAGATGTCGGAAACTGATATTCGCAAATTAACTAATGAGTTTCCCGGCCAGCAAGATGTTTCCAACCGCCAACCATTAAGTGATGAGATTCTTAAAGAATATAATAACCAACAATAA
- a CDS encoding VOC family protein, translating to MQKITPHLWFDKQAVEAAEFYTKVFFDSKIISQSKIKDTPSGDCDIVDFEIMGYRLMAISAGPFFKFNPSISMMVNFDPAQDQNARKRIDEVWEKLLEGGQALMPLDKYPFSERYGWVQDKYGFSWQLILTNPKGEKRPQIIPAMLFVTPTCEAAEAATDFYLSIFKNAKRGMIARYPAGMQPNKEGAIMFTDFMLEGQWFAAMDASSQVHKFNFNEALSLVVNCEDQAEIDYYWEKLSAVPESEQCGWLKDKYGVSWQIVPSVMNQMMKSGSPEQVANLTKAFLQMKKFDIAKLEKAFNQK from the coding sequence ATGCAAAAAATTACGCCACATTTATGGTTTGATAAACAGGCAGTTGAGGCTGCTGAATTTTATACTAAAGTATTTTTTGATTCTAAGATAATTTCTCAATCAAAAATTAAAGACACGCCTTCCGGCGACTGCGATATTGTTGATTTTGAGATAATGGGCTACCGCTTGATGGCTATAAGCGCTGGGCCATTTTTTAAATTTAACCCGTCAATTTCAATGATGGTTAATTTTGACCCGGCCCAAGACCAGAATGCCCGAAAGCGAATTGATGAAGTTTGGGAAAAGCTTTTGGAAGGTGGGCAGGCCTTAATGCCTTTAGATAAATATCCGTTTAGTGAACGCTATGGCTGGGTTCAGGACAAATACGGTTTTTCCTGGCAGTTGATTTTAACAAATCCCAAAGGAGAAAAGCGGCCACAAATTATTCCGGCAATGCTTTTTGTCACGCCTACTTGTGAGGCGGCCGAAGCGGCCACTGATTTTTATCTATCTATTTTTAAAAACGCCAAGCGCGGTATGATTGCTCGCTATCCGGCAGGCATGCAGCCGAATAAAGAAGGCGCAATCATGTTTACCGATTTCATGTTGGAAGGTCAATGGTTTGCGGCTATGGATGCAAGTAGTCAGGTGCATAAATTTAATTTTAATGAAGCACTTTCGTTGGTAGTCAATTGCGAAGACCAGGCTGAGATTGATTATTACTGGGAAAAACTTTCAGCGGTTCCTGAATCAGAGCAGTGCGGCTGGCTTAAAGATAAATACGGAGTGTCCTGGCAGATTGTTCCTAGTGTGATGAACCAAATGATGAAAAGCGGCAGCCCAGAGCAAGTTGCTAACTTAACCAAAGCTTTTTTACAAATGAAAAAATTTGATATTGCTAAATTAGAAAAAGCTTTTAATCAAAAATAA